CGTGGATTTACCGGCCATGAGACGCTTCGCTTCTTCGTTTCGAACCGGCTTGTTAACGCTGGCCTTTTTTGCGGCGTCCTAGTTTTCGACAAGCAAGACCAATCGGGAGGTACCGACGCATGAGCTGCACAAAATGTTTTTGGGTGGCGGTGGGAATCGTTGTCACGCTCCTCTTTGTTTTCCTTCCTTCTGCTGAAGCAGGCCCGCCGCTGATCTGCTGGCCGTATGAGATCGGCGGCGCGAAGTCGCTGCCCTGGGGTGTAGGTTCCTGGAGGGCGATCAAGGCGGACTACGACGTCAACCGCCTGGTTGAAGACACCCTGGCCCTGCTCACGCCGGACGCTCCCGTCATCGTGCGCATGGAGACCCTTCGCCGGGCGACCGTCTATGCCATGAAAGACCCCCGAATCCGGCAAGCTCTGCTCTCGCGGCTTCTGCGGCGGGCGCAGCAGGCGGAGGGCAAGGGCAATCCTGACGCGATGGCTTTCTTCGACGCCGGGTACCTCGTCGAGGCGTACAAACAGGCTGATTGGGCCTTCGGGAAAGGGAACCCGGCCAAAGGCTTGGATGGATATGGCATGGTCCTCAAGGCCGCCCGCCATCGCGCCAACGATCCTGAAATGGAGTTCGCAGCCGCCGTTATCTCGCTCGAACCACGCCTGCCGGGTCACGCCGAACACCTCCAAAGGGCCGTCGCTGGCGCAACGGACGGCTCGCTGCTGGCCAAGAACCTCGTTTCGCACTCTCATCTGTTGAAGATTCGCGGCCATACAGTCGCCGAGCTCCGGGCAAGTGTTCGGAACTGGAAGCATTGAGCCGGCCGTTCGCGAGCGCCGTGGCTTTATCAGGCTGCTGAAAAAGTGGTGCGCACGTCATTCCGAGCGAAGCCCTGCACCGTCCGGTGCAGGGCGAAGCGAGGAATCTGCTTGTGACTGACGCGCACTGAAAAGAAAGCAGATTCCTCGTCCCGATAGACAACATCGGGACTCGGAATGACAGAGCGGGAGGGTTTTTCAGCACCTTGTTAAGACAGGAAAGGCAGCGGAACCCTTTGTTTCTGTTAGCCAGGGAAGATTCCCGGAAACAGGCGCAGGAGGGAAAGGAGGCCGCTGGCGATGGCGGCAAGAAGGACGGCCAGGACGCTGATCAAGAAGCTGATGGTCAGTTGCTGCTGGGCGCGAAGATAGCGCAGGCCGGCTACGACGTAGAAGGGATCACCGCGGCGGCAGGCGCGGAAGTTGGCCCGGGCCTCGTAACAGGACTTGAGCGCGTAGAATACGCCCACAAGGGGAATCCAGTATTTCCACTTGCGCGGCATTTCCATGGGCGGGTCCATGGGCGGGATTCTACCGCGAAGAGATAAGAAGTGGTGGAACTTACCGAGTCACAGCGAAAAAAGCTCGAGGAACTGGCCCGGCAGGGATACGAGTTCGTTGGCTTTCCTATCTATCCCTCGAACATCGGCGCCAAAAAGGGGAACTGCGCGGCCCTTCTCGAAGCCAGGCCGAGCGGCCATTGGCGGATTTTTGGCCAGCCGGGTTGGCTGGTTGAGGGCAACATCTCGGTCCTGGTCGGCAAGGAACACGGGAAAGCCTTCGTTTGGAAACAATATGAGGTGCCGGCCACGGACGAGCGGCTCGAGGAGCTGGCCCGATTTGCCGAAGAGCTGGAAGAGAGATTGGCCGGGATTCAGTGACGTCGGGGGGAGGCGGTGAAATATTCCGTTAACAGCCAGGAACTGATCTTGCTGCTCATCAGCCTGATTCGCGCCACCTATCCCGCCATGCTGAGGAAACAGGGTGAGGGGTTCTCGGTGGATTTCGATGCCCTCGAGGTAAAGAGCGATTGCCTCACGGAGGACGACCGGCTTCTTCTCAAATTTCGCGATGTGGTTGGCGCGAACCCTGACGGGGAAGTTTATCAGCTCGCCTTGACCGGCGAAGAAACTGCCCGGCTGGTTGCCACCCTGCGCCATCTGGAAAGCCTCCACGCCTGGGCGCCTGATATTCTCAAGATGAGTGAATCCCTTCGACAGCGCCTGTTGCAGAAGGAGGGATAGGCGATGCTTGACGTAATCGTTATCGGCGCGGGGCCGACCGGTCTCGCCTGCGCCATCGAAAGCAATCGCGCCGGGCTCAGGACGCTGGCCATCGACAAGGGCTGTCTGGCCAATTCGCTTTTTCACTACCCAACCAATATGGTCTTTTTCACCACGCCGGAGCTCATGGAAATCGGGGGCATTCCGATGACCACGGCCGGCGAGAAGGCTACGCGACTCGAGGCGCTCAAGTACTATCGCAAAGTTGCCCAGCACTTTGCCCTCGAGTTGCGCTTGTACGCGCGCGTGGAGCATATCGCCGGCCACGACGGGAAGTTCGAAATCGCCACGCGGACGGAGCAGGGAATTGAGAACCGGTACGAGTCCAAAAAAGTGGTCATCGCGACGGGATATTACGATTTGCCTAACCTGTTGAATGTCCCCGGTGAGGATCTGCCCAAGGTTTCGCATTATTACAGCGAAGCACATCCTTTCTACAGCCTGGATGTTGCGGTGATCGGGGGAGGGAACTCCGCTGCCGAGGCAGCACTCGACCTTTTTCGCGGCGGTGCCCGGGTCACTCTCATCCACCGCGGGGCCCAGCTTCGCGAAAGCATCAAGTATTGGCTTCGCCCCGACATTGAGAATCGGATCCGGGCGGGAGAGGTTCAAGCCTTGTTCGGCACCCGCGTCTCCCGCATTGAACGTGACCAGATCGTTTGCTCTGATGGTGTCGGTCGGCCTTCATCGGGCGAGCAACGAATTCGGAACGATTTTGTTTTTGCCCTTATCGGGTACCATCCCGATTTTGAGTTCTTGCGCCGCCATGGCATCGAACTCGACCCGGTCTCGCAGCGGCCCCAGTGCCATCCGGAGACCTACGAGAGCAATGTCCCGGGTATCCATCTGGCCGGGGTGATCGTGGCCGGATTGAAGAGCAACGAAATCTTTATTGAAAATGGCCGCTTCCATGGCGCCCGCATCGCTCGTGCCTTGGCAGGCCTGCCCGCCGCAGGCGGGGAAGTAGCGCCGATTTGACCGGGTGTCATGCGGCCGCTATACTGAAATTTCGCATATCTTCTCATGGCAAACATTCTCTGGGAGATCGGCGAGACGGTCATCACGCTGGCGCGCGGTTTTCGCGTCACCCTGGTCAACCTGTTCCGACCCACGGTGACGGAAAACTATCCTGACGAGCCGGTTTATTTCGAAGGTCGCTTTCGGGGCAAGCACGTGCTCCGCCGCGACGAAAACGGGTTGGAGAAATGCGTGGGCTGTTTTCTTTGCGCGGCGGCGTGCCCGGCCAATTGTATTTACATCGAAGCCGCTGACAACACCGAAGGCCAGCGCATCAGCGCCGGCGAACGCTACGCCCAGGTTTACAACATTGATTATTCTCGCTGCATCTTCTGCGGCTATTGCGTGGAAGCCTGCCCGACCGACGCCATCATCCACGGGCATGACTTCGAGCTGGCCACCTACGACATCAGCGCGATGGTGATGCGCAAGGAAGACCTGCTCGAGGCCATGCCTGCCGCTGCCCGGCGATAAAGTCCGTCTTTAAACACGCGGTGTCCAAGCCGCCAAGCTGCTGCCTGGAGAAGAAGAGGGCAAGCTTCCCTTCCCAGAATCCCCGAGGCGGGTGCCTCGGGGCTCGGCGGTGTGGCTGGGGGGTCGGCGGCGTGCTTGATGAGATGCGGGGCGTTGGGGTTCACGTCGTGAAGGACACAAATAATGACGAGAGGGCAAGCTGAAGCTTGCCCCTACGTGCCCCTTTGCCCCTACACAAATACAGACGAGACGAGAAGCGATCCACCACGGAGAGAGAGGGCAAGCTGAAGCTTGCCCCTACGTGCTCGACCCTACGTGCCCCTACGTGCCCCTACACAAATAATATTGGAGATCGGTTGGTTATCCTCGAGGCTTGGGCTTGACGGGTACGGTGGGCTCGGTCATGCGCTGCGGGTCGAGGATCTGCCGGAGGGTATCGTCGTCCAGGAGCTTCTTCTCGCGGGCCAATTCGAGAATGGTTCGGCCGGTGCGCACCGACTCCCTGGCCAAGTCGGCCGCCGCGCTGTAACCGATGTAAGGGTTGAGGGCAGCGGCCAGGGCGACGGTAACGCCGGCAAAGTAAGAGCAGCGTTCGAGGCTGGCTTCAATGCCCGGGATGCAGCGGCCGGCCAGAGCGCGGGCTGTGTTCTTGAGGATCTCAGCCGAGTGCAGAAGATTCCAGGCCATCGTAGGCATCATCACATTCAACTCAAGCTGCCCCGCCTGCACCGCCAGAGCCACCGCCACGTCGCTCCCGATCACCTGGAAGGCAACCATGGCCGCCAGCTCGGGAAGCACCGGGTTGACCTTGCCGGGCATGATGGAAGAGCCGGGCTGGAGGGCGGGCAGGGTGATTTCGGCGAGGCCGGTGTTGGGCCCGCTTGAGAGCAAGCGCAAATCGTTGCTGATGCGGAGGAGTTCGAGGGAAAAATTGCGAAGAGCGCTGGAGGCGACGGCCAAGGGTAAATTCGACTGCATGGCCCAGCGCAAATCCTCGGCGGGTCGCAAGGTGAGACCGGAAATCCGGCTCAGGTGCTCGACCACCGTTTTCTGATATTGCGGATGGGTATTGATGCCCGTGCCGACGGCCGATCCGCCGAGGCCGATCTCCTTGAGTCCCGCCTGGGCATGGCGAATCTCCGCCCGGGAGCGCTCGACGGCGGTCGAGTAAGCGGCAAACTCCTGGCCGAGACGGATGGGCACCGCATCCATCAGGTGCGTGCGCCCGCTCTTGACGATCCGGTCAAATTCTTTCCCCTTCTTCTCGAGGGCGCGTTGCATAGGCTGGAGCTCGGCGTGCAGCTCTTCGAGCAGGAAAAGGCTTGCCAGTCGCATGGCGGTGGGAAAAACATCGTTGGTGGATTGGCTGCGATTGACGTGGTCGTTGGGATGGATGACCGTGTAATCGCCTCGCTTGCCGCCGAGCAGCTCGATGGCGCGGTTGGCGATGACCTCGTTGGCATTCATGTGAAAACTGACGCCGGCGCCGGCCTGATAGACATCGACCACAAATTGGTCATTCCACTTTCCATGAATCACTTCGGCGGCGGCAACCGCAATGGCCTCGGCACGGCGCTTGTCCAACAACCCCAGCTCCCGGTTGGCCAGCGCGGCCGCCTTTTTCGCCATCCCTATCGCGCGGATCAGGCTGGGATGCGCCCGATAACCGCTGATGGGAAAGTTCTCGGCAGCCCGCAGCGTCTGGATGCCGTAGTAGGCTTCGGCGGGCACCGCCTTTTCGCCCAGAGAATCGCGTTCAATCCGTGTTTTCATGGAACGCCCTCGCCACAGGATGGATTGAACATACCACTGTTGGCTCGCGGAAAGAAGAGAAGGGAATTGAGGGATCGAACGCCTGTCTGCGGAAAGATGGCCAAAGCCAGCGGGACAGCCCGGCCGCTCATGTAGGGGCTTCAGAGAGAGGGCAAGAGAAAGAGGGCAAGCTGAAGC
The window above is part of the Candidatus Acidiferrales bacterium genome. Proteins encoded here:
- a CDS encoding YpdA family putative bacillithiol disulfide reductase, giving the protein MLDVIVIGAGPTGLACAIESNRAGLRTLAIDKGCLANSLFHYPTNMVFFTTPELMEIGGIPMTTAGEKATRLEALKYYRKVAQHFALELRLYARVEHIAGHDGKFEIATRTEQGIENRYESKKVVIATGYYDLPNLLNVPGEDLPKVSHYYSEAHPFYSLDVAVIGGGNSAAEAALDLFRGGARVTLIHRGAQLRESIKYWLRPDIENRIRAGEVQALFGTRVSRIERDQIVCSDGVGRPSSGEQRIRNDFVFALIGYHPDFEFLRRHGIELDPVSQRPQCHPETYESNVPGIHLAGVIVAGLKSNEIFIENGRFHGARIARALAGLPAAGGEVAPI
- the nuoI gene encoding NADH-quinone oxidoreductase subunit NuoI; amino-acid sequence: MANILWEIGETVITLARGFRVTLVNLFRPTVTENYPDEPVYFEGRFRGKHVLRRDENGLEKCVGCFLCAAACPANCIYIEAADNTEGQRISAGERYAQVYNIDYSRCIFCGYCVEACPTDAIIHGHDFELATYDISAMVMRKEDLLEAMPAAARR
- a CDS encoding aspartate ammonia-lyase, giving the protein MKTRIERDSLGEKAVPAEAYYGIQTLRAAENFPISGYRAHPSLIRAIGMAKKAAALANRELGLLDKRRAEAIAVAAAEVIHGKWNDQFVVDVYQAGAGVSFHMNANEVIANRAIELLGGKRGDYTVIHPNDHVNRSQSTNDVFPTAMRLASLFLLEELHAELQPMQRALEKKGKEFDRIVKSGRTHLMDAVPIRLGQEFAAYSTAVERSRAEIRHAQAGLKEIGLGGSAVGTGINTHPQYQKTVVEHLSRISGLTLRPAEDLRWAMQSNLPLAVASSALRNFSLELLRISNDLRLLSSGPNTGLAEITLPALQPGSSIMPGKVNPVLPELAAMVAFQVIGSDVAVALAVQAGQLELNVMMPTMAWNLLHSAEILKNTARALAGRCIPGIEASLERCSYFAGVTVALAAALNPYIGYSAAADLARESVRTGRTILELAREKKLLDDDTLRQILDPQRMTEPTVPVKPKPRG